One stretch of Terriglobales bacterium DNA includes these proteins:
- a CDS encoding CPBP family intramembrane glutamic endopeptidase: MPVKLTSAHYRVIGIALAVAVVSLVITLRYFRQTFPEASLDLRVNREDSASIAQAFLSGRGLAIDHYRHTVVFSYDDYAKLYLERTLGLERLNELTVGPVHLWRWSHRWFKPQQQEEFAVDVAPTGQLIRFSHVIPEGRAGKSLDAAGARAIAEAFLTQTMKRDLGGLELLESQSNRRPARTDHAFTWKQKSVPLGAGSLRISVSVSGDDVTGYSEFVKIPEDWSRAYEKLRSRNESAQLVGEVFFYLLSIAMVVMLVLRLRDHDVPVRTSLGFALAGAILYFLSRLNDFPLAESSYRTTDSYSSFVVNYFTGSTLAALGVAVVIFFLVAAAEPEYRHSFPHVIALRRYFSWKGLRTRSFFMSNVIGLTLAFFFFAYQTIFYFYANKLGAWAPSDIPFTNQLNTRIPWIAVLFMGFFPAVSEEMQFRAFAVPFLAKFVRSIPVAIILAAFSWGFLHSAYPNEPFFIRGIEVGLGGIVIGFVMLRFGILATLIWHYSVDALYSAFLLLRSPNHYLMTSGAITAGIMLIPLTVALICYLRTGTFEGEEALTNAQNTSPLPRLAELQTPTPAATYRSFSRGRLRLAGLLTVAFIAVAFVPVYRFGEEVKVRMTAQDALRAADAFLRTRGVDPAKYHHVVRLFNNVDPLAVRYLVEHVSVKNADQVYRRATQMLGWEVRYFRPLEIHEHHVFFDASNAGFVDHRQSLDEDSPGASLEASDARSLAERALVDHGYRVSEFELKDSRAEKRKARTDYHFVWQAKQGDPRNVADAQYLAEVDIAGSEVVSVSDRFKLPEEWERRQRTTGLVNSALSVAGALLVILVATRMVFLFVSQVRRNRLPWRAAAGVGAAVTTIVLLSELNAFPTIEQSYSTSIPLATFWLQTGIALVLVPVLSGLAVWVLVALALSLYPEAQSLLRRSEMSDWGKDAAAAVILGVAMAAALSKLSAVWTSFVPAYFPPRFDLDASYLNTWSPALDALLSAVLGSVVTTTVVGLAIAAFRSGWSRRTWWFWLALLLLLIALGPAHAHSVREFLIVWIYSVVSFAAIIFIMTLFFRNNALAYLATIFCLLVARPIQDLLSQAAKVYMWNGLLLGGLSLMILAWLLLDKTLADHHAIES, encoded by the coding sequence AATCGCGAGGATTCCGCGTCCATTGCTCAAGCGTTCCTGTCCGGCCGCGGATTGGCCATCGACCACTATCGCCATACCGTGGTCTTCAGCTATGACGACTACGCCAAGCTCTACCTGGAGAGGACGCTGGGGCTGGAGCGCTTGAATGAATTGACCGTAGGCCCGGTTCACCTCTGGCGTTGGTCGCATCGCTGGTTCAAACCGCAACAGCAAGAGGAGTTTGCCGTCGATGTGGCTCCGACAGGCCAGCTTATTCGCTTCAGCCACGTGATTCCGGAAGGCCGGGCTGGGAAGAGCCTCGACGCTGCTGGCGCTCGCGCCATCGCAGAAGCGTTCTTGACTCAGACCATGAAACGGGATCTGGGCGGCCTGGAGCTTCTCGAGTCCCAAAGCAACAGGAGGCCCGCCCGCACGGATCATGCCTTCACCTGGAAACAGAAGAGCGTTCCCTTAGGCGCAGGAAGTCTGCGCATCTCAGTCTCGGTCAGCGGAGATGACGTCACCGGGTATTCGGAATTCGTTAAGATTCCTGAGGATTGGAGCCGTGCCTACGAAAAGCTCAGGTCCCGCAACGAATCAGCGCAGCTGGTCGGTGAAGTATTTTTCTACCTCCTTAGCATTGCGATGGTGGTCATGTTGGTTCTGCGCCTGCGGGACCATGACGTACCGGTTCGGACCTCCCTCGGTTTCGCTCTCGCGGGGGCGATCCTCTATTTTCTCAGCCGACTCAACGATTTTCCGCTTGCGGAATCTTCGTATCGCACCACAGATTCTTATTCCAGCTTCGTAGTCAATTACTTCACTGGCAGCACTTTGGCCGCCTTGGGCGTAGCCGTTGTCATCTTTTTCCTCGTAGCAGCCGCCGAGCCGGAGTATCGCCACTCATTTCCCCACGTGATTGCGCTGCGACGGTACTTTAGCTGGAAAGGCCTTCGCACAAGATCATTTTTCATGAGCAACGTGATCGGGCTCACGTTGGCGTTTTTTTTCTTCGCCTATCAAACGATCTTCTACTTTTACGCCAACAAGCTTGGCGCCTGGGCTCCATCTGATATTCCGTTCACCAACCAACTCAATACTCGGATTCCGTGGATAGCAGTGCTTTTCATGGGATTCTTCCCTGCGGTCTCAGAGGAGATGCAGTTCCGGGCATTTGCTGTGCCCTTTCTCGCCAAGTTTGTGCGCTCGATTCCGGTTGCGATCATCCTGGCGGCCTTCAGTTGGGGATTCCTTCATTCCGCGTATCCCAACGAGCCGTTCTTTATTCGCGGGATCGAAGTCGGGTTGGGCGGCATTGTGATTGGCTTCGTGATGTTGCGCTTTGGGATCTTGGCGACCCTGATCTGGCACTATTCCGTAGACGCCCTCTATTCGGCGTTTCTCCTGCTTCGCTCGCCCAACCACTATCTCATGACCTCGGGCGCGATCACCGCCGGGATCATGCTCATACCGTTGACCGTGGCGTTGATCTGCTATCTCCGGACCGGAACATTCGAGGGCGAGGAGGCACTCACCAATGCGCAGAACACCTCGCCACTGCCGCGCTTGGCGGAGCTGCAGACCCCCACACCGGCCGCCACTTACCGATCCTTCAGTCGAGGGCGCCTGCGACTAGCCGGCCTTCTTACCGTCGCCTTCATTGCGGTGGCCTTTGTCCCCGTTTATCGTTTCGGCGAGGAAGTCAAGGTCAGGATGACGGCTCAAGACGCCCTCCGAGCTGCGGACGCCTTTCTGCGGACTCGAGGGGTCGACCCCGCGAAATATCACCACGTCGTCCGGCTCTTCAACAATGTCGATCCCCTGGCCGTCCGATACCTGGTCGAGCACGTCTCCGTCAAGAATGCTGATCAGGTCTATCGAAGGGCCACGCAAATGCTCGGCTGGGAGGTTCGTTACTTCCGCCCGCTGGAGATCCATGAACACCACGTCTTCTTCGATGCATCCAACGCCGGGTTTGTGGATCATCGCCAGTCTCTCGACGAGGATTCCCCTGGGGCATCACTGGAGGCGAGTGATGCTCGTTCGCTTGCGGAGAGAGCGCTCGTGGATCACGGCTATCGGGTTTCCGAGTTCGAGTTGAAGGATTCGCGCGCAGAGAAGCGCAAGGCTCGCACCGACTACCACTTTGTCTGGCAAGCGAAGCAAGGGGATCCCCGAAACGTTGCCGACGCCCAATACCTCGCCGAGGTGGACATCGCGGGCAGTGAGGTCGTTAGCGTATCGGATCGATTCAAGCTGCCGGAGGAATGGGAACGGCGCCAACGAACAACCGGCCTTGTCAACTCTGCCCTCAGCGTTGCCGGCGCGTTGCTGGTCATACTCGTTGCCACCAGAATGGTTTTTCTTTTCGTGTCGCAGGTGCGTCGCAACCGGCTACCGTGGCGCGCTGCGGCCGGTGTGGGAGCCGCTGTGACCACCATTGTCCTTCTCTCTGAACTCAATGCTTTTCCCACCATCGAACAGTCTTACTCCACCTCCATTCCACTTGCCACGTTCTGGCTTCAAACCGGTATCGCTCTCGTGCTCGTGCCGGTTTTGAGTGGTCTGGCGGTTTGGGTCCTGGTGGCGCTGGCGTTGAGTCTGTACCCGGAAGCACAGTCCCTTCTACGGCGTTCGGAGATGAGCGATTGGGGCAAGGACGCCGCGGCGGCTGTCATTCTAGGCGTGGCCATGGCCGCTGCATTGAGCAAACTCAGCGCTGTGTGGACTTCGTTCGTGCCGGCTTACTTTCCTCCCCGATTCGATCTGGACGCCAGCTACCTCAACACTTGGTCGCCGGCTTTGGACGCTTTGCTTTCGGCGGTCCTTGGCTCCGTTGTGACTACTACAGTGGTGGGGCTGGCTATAGCCGCATTCCGCTCCGGCTGGTCTCGTCGGACTTGGTGGTTCTGGTTGGCGTTGTTGCTCTTGCTGATCGCGCTGGGCCCTGCTCACGCTCATTCGGTTCGCGAGTTTCTTATCGTCTGGATATACAGCGTTGTCTCATTTGCCGCCATCATCTTCATCATGACTCTGTTCTTTCGAAACAACGCGCTTGCTTATCTCGCCACCATCTTCTGCCTTCTGGTTGCGCGGCCGATTCAAGACTTACTGTCTCAAGCCGCGAAGGTCTATATGTGGAATGGACTATTGTTGGGCGGCCTATCGTTAATGATTCTCGCATGGCTTCTGCTAGACAAGACTCTGGCTGATCATCATGCAATCGAGTCATAA